tttttttctctctttttaaatGTTCtgcttattttttttcttttttttttttgataaaagtggatagaaccactaaaattatattaaatattgagCTTTTTTTTACaggtgtctggttcaaagagcactgaagggaaagaaccaataagaaaacccttcagtattgctcaagagaacataagcctatctacccattacaaaaaccTCCACCATCTAAGTAACACCCACACCCATCCAAGTATTGTAAAAGCAAATTTAAGATAAAAATATCTTAACCGTAACCATCCTGCCTGGCTTATATTAACAAGACGACCCCATAACAATTTTGCCCTGCTTACCTTGCTTACATCAACAAGACGATCGCTTAACCATTCAATACAATCCCTCCAACATTCTCCCCTGCGTATAttaacaatatgatcccttaaccATTCAATAGAATAACTTAACCATTCTCTCCTGCTTATATCAACAATACGATCCCTTAACCATTCTCCCCCTGCTAACAACGTACACACTACAACCACAAATATTATAAGATCCCTAGAACACTGCCCAACTATTGACCGCTTTACCGTATACATCAATTCTGTTctataaaataaatttgaatatttgaatgcAGCGCGTTCAAAATTTGCCCTTCCAATAGTTTCGACCAATACTTTCTCTGAAAACTGGCTTCGCTTCCGCAATTCATACGGAGCTGTAATAGAATAATAGGTCTTTGCCCCACGGACATACCTTTTCCCCAGTATTGTCTGGTTCTTTAGCCACTGCCACTCTTTCAATGCTCCTGGTATGCTTACATCACTTAAGTTCGAGAAGTTTTCGTCTTTAAAGTGCTCCAGACGAGATTGAAGATCCTCATAAGGTTGAAGATCCACATGGAATTCAGAACTATCGACATCAATTTCCTTATAAGAATGCCAACTCAATTTGATTTCCTCCAACCGTTGGAAATCTCCCATGTTTGGAAGTCCTTTCATATTGTCGTTATAGACTAGATGGAATACCTGTAATTCATGGCAGCCACTAATATCAGGAGGATCTTCAACCCTCCAGCAATCATAAAGAGTTAACTTCTTTAAACTCCTCAATAGTGAGAAGTTAGGAAACCTTTTTAAATGCATCAGCGTGAAAAAGTAAACAACCTCCAACAAGACACAACATGTTAGGTCTGGTGGCTCCCTTATACCACACTTGTCAAGTTTGAGCACAGTCAAATTTGATAGAAGTCTGAAACTGGGAAGCTCCCTTAGTTCAACCATATTGCATAGTTTAAGAATTTGTAGTGTGTAACAAGACTCTAAACTTTGGGGCGCCGTAGCAGCTTTTGATGAAACAAACAACTCTAGTGTCTTCAAAGCACCTGGCACATCTATATCTGGACATGCCTTCACTGCATCACATTCCCACAATACAATTTTGGATAGTTTCTTACATCCAACCAGGAGCGGTAACGAAGCCATCTGGGAGCAACTGTCGATGACAATACTTAGAAGCTCCACACATTCTCTACAGTCGAGAGGCCCCTTCACTTTATCACACACACTAAATTCCACTTTCTCCAAATGCGGCAAACCATTCAACCTTGGGAAGTCCAAGAGGGATGGACAACGAACCTTTATCTCTCTCAGAAAAACACAGCCGCTAAGATCTCCCAGCCGATTGACCACCTGCCTGCCTGCAATGTCAATCTCAAGATGTTGTAAACCTTCGAGGCTGCTTAGCACCGGAAGTTTAAACATTGTATTTACCTCGCTTATCTGAAGCCACGCCAGCTGTTGCAATTTCTCCATACCTTCAAGCATAGTCAAGTCATTGCATTTGTGTATTATAATACTTCTGAGACGACGCATCCCGCCCAAGTCAAGCTTTCTCATATTCTGCACACCTACAAGCTGAAGCACCAAGAGATTTTGAAGGTCGTGCGGGGTGATCTGGGACGGTCTTCGATGCTTGCACTGCTCCAACTTAGCCAATTCAAAACCTGCATTGTGCTGTGATATTAACCAACGTGTACTACATAGGTCGCCCTTCCACCACAGCCATCTCCCCATTTCATTTGCTTTGCTTTGTGCGAATTCAATATATAGATCGTGTATGCGAATTTTAGATGCAAATTCTTCAATAAGAGCCATCTTACATAAATCCTCAACCTGAAACCACATATAAATTAAGCATTCAGCGGAATTTCAATTAAACGCACAACAATCATAAACTAAAATGTTTTAAAAGCAAATATTCAAACTCACTGCTTTCTCAATAAATGAGATCTCTTTGTTTAGAACCATTGCCAGCCACTCAGTAACTTTGTGGGGAGACATACGAGGCGGCATATATAGGGTGAGAAGCATGAATATGGTGCGATATTCGGAACGCATGCTATCAAAAGCTTTGCCCAGCACAGCCAACAAATCATCCAAACCATAGCTACATCGGTTTACCCAGCCTTCTATCTCACCAGCCCACTTTGACAAATGCGGACCATATTTACTGAAGAGGTGGCCGCCGAAAGCTTTTAAGGCTAACGGATGAAATGTTTTACCTCTCCGACCGACCTCTTCGAACAAAAATCTGTCTGCACACTTGACAGCAAAAACTTTTTCCTCTGCCCCCATCGTTGACACATCTATAGGTGCCTTTTCCAACAAGATTTCTATGGCCTCGTTATCTTCAAGCCTTGGGACGCGCATGCATGACCGCTTACCTATCTTGAAATGCTTTTCTAGAACATCTACACTCCGAGCGCTCAAAAGGATGCAGCTGTTTTCTCCCAACTCCGCCTTAAGATAGTCCGTTACTTCGTCAATACTTTCTTCTGTGACATTGTCGAGAACCAACAATATCCTTTGGCCCTTCACTCGTCTATACAACTCAACTTGTGCCTGTGAGCCATATTAAAAAATACAGAGTACTTATAAATCTTGTTGAAGATTCTTTGTTTAGAGTCATTTACATAACAGTGGAACTGTAAATAGAATTCTATATGGAAAGGGAAAGAAcatcctggcaaacaaaattagaACATATGAAATTGCTCACCTGATCTCGGTCTGTCAGTGTTTGAAGAATCAACTGAGGGCAGCGAGTGAGATATTGCAGGGCAAGCTTTGTTCTTTCAAATGAATCGCCTCTAGAAAATTCCAGATGGCATACTTTACCTTCGAAATCCCCCATTTTGAAGTTGCAGAAAGCCTTGGCAACTGTAGTTTTCCCCTGGCCCGGTATTCCATACAATCCTGCAATACTGGTTCCCTTTTTGACGGACTGGACAGATTTGAAGAAATCTGCAACCTCCTGCAgccaataaatataataaataaataaactcaatGCATATATGCCTGATAAAAGCAAAAGAACTTAATGAAGTGTTTTCACCTGACACATTCGTTCTTGTCCTTGCATACAACGGACAAGATACCTTGGCGAGGATGTTGGAAGTATATGCCAGATTTCCTTCACAATATCATCTCTGAACTTCACTTCATCATCATTTTCCCTGAAATTTATCCCATTAATTCGCCGTATTAGTTCCAAATCTCGGAGCCATTCGGCTTGCTTTTCCCCGGATATCTTCAACTGTTTCCACTTTTCATTGTCTACCTTCGTGTCTTTAAGAGCATCTGGTGAAATCTGGAAGAACAAGGGTAAAATTTTGAGATTGGGATTCGTACGGGTTCTGTCTCTCGCTTCCACACAAGCAGAGAGTTCCAGCATGGGCCACTTTGATTCGAGGAAATCCTTCGATAGGAGAAAAACTGCTACTTTGCATGTCTTGGCGGCTTCGAATATACGGGAGGGGAAATCTTCTCCCAATGGCAGACTTTCACGATCTTGATCAAAGAAGCAGGAAACGCCGTGGTTTGCAAGGTCTCTATTTAGCTGCCTAACAAAATTTTTCTGCTTACCGCTGTGACTGAGAAATACTTCTTTAGCCACCAAAAGCTTCTGTTCATGGTCACTGTTAAGCGAAATAACGAGTATGTTGGCATGTTTATTTTCCCACATGTATGTGGTCAATTGTAATTTGAACTGCGGTTCATTCAATTAGATAAAAATAGAATATTGATAATTTCTTTCACTTGCAGTTTGTAAGAGCTAAAATAAGAGCTCTAAAAGTAAAATTTACATCAAGATTTTAACTTCATGTTTGATTTTGTATTTTTAGCTGGTATTCATGTACCAAAGATTTCTATATAAAGAGGTAAATTGTAATGAAATCTTTGtctttgatcattgttttgtatTTCAGCTTttgaatgaaaataaaattttatcTACTTTTTGAAACAATATTATGTTTATTGCTATGTAGCAATTTctgtctattttttaatttttctttatggTGCAAAAGGAAACATTCAAATAAAATGTATCTCACTTGCGAATCGGTTTGTTGGGCTGGGAGAACTCAGTAGTGCGTAAATTTGTAGTCTCCCCGATCGAACGCCGAGCTTGAGAATATTCTCCtctgcttaatttctttaattgagtGGTGTCGATGTGATCCATTGGGAGGTATTTTGCTAATATTTCTTCACACAATAAATTGGTGGGAGATCATGAGCCTACATGGATAAAAGGTCAATGAAGACAAGTATGCAACGACTTTCCTATATATGTGGATAACAAAGACAAGTAAACAATGACTTTCCAATATCTATATAATGGAAAAATGCATATATTTGTGTGTTGTGTAATTACTAGGGATCCCAAGATCATATAATATTTCCTTTGTTCTAATGTTTGTATGAAATTTAagaatttaaaaataaagaaaaataatattccACCATTCCAAAAACTCGTGTCTAACAACCTTCATTACAATGGGAATAACCTTAATGAGGGTTATTAGGAGAAACAACTAGTAATATATGTTAATAAATGTTTATTTAGAAAGGTttacaaataaattattaaaatttatatgtatgaaaaataaaaaatagttaatttTTAAGTAAAAATTTATACAAAtataagatatatatatttttattttctaaaataatataattgaagtgatgaagaaatttggtttttgcTAGAGTTTTGGCTTCTTGTTGGTCTGTAATTATTATGGTGACATTTAAGTTGCCACACCtacaaatattttctctctttcaATGAC
This genomic stretch from Cryptomeria japonica chromosome 8, Sugi_1.0, whole genome shotgun sequence harbors:
- the LOC131857261 gene encoding putative disease resistance protein At4g11170 isoform X2, translating into MLELSACVEARDRTRTNPNLKILPLFFQISPDALKDTKVDNEKWKQLKISGEKQAEWLRDLELIRRINGINFRENDDEVKFRDDIVKEIWHILPTSSPRYLVRCMQGQERMCQEVADFFKSVQSVKKGTSIAGLYGIPGQGKTTVAKAFCNFKMGDFEGKVCHLEFSRGDSFERTKLALQYLTRCPQLILQTLTDRDQAQVELYRRVKGQRILLVLDNVTEESIDEVTDYLKAELGENSCILLSARSVDVLEKHFKIGKRSCMRVPRLEDNEAIEILLEKAPIDVSTMGAEEKVFAVKCADRFLFEEVGRRGKTFHPLALKAFGGHLFSKYGPHLSKWAGEIEGWVNRCSYGLDDLLAVLGKAFDSMRSEYRTIFMLLTLYMPPRMSPHKVTEWLAMVLNKEISFIEKAVEDLCKMALIEEFASKIRIHDLYIEFAQSKANEMGRWLWWKGDLCSTRWLISQHNAGFELAKLEQCKHRRPSQITPHDLQNLLVLQLVGVQNMRKLDLGGMRRLRSIIIHKCNDLTMLEGMEKLQQLAWLQISEVNTMFKLPVLSSLEGLQHLEIDIAGRQVVNRLGDLSGCVFLREIKVRCPSLLDFPRLNGLPHLEKVEFSVCDKVKGPLDCRECVELLSIVIDSCSQMASLPLLVGCKKLSKIVLWECDAVKACPDIDVPGALKTLELFVSSKAATAPQSLESCYTLQILKLCNMVELRELPSFRLLSNLTVLKLDKCGIREPPDLTCCVLLEVVYFFTLMHLKRFPNFSLLRSLKKLTLYDCWRVEDPPDISGCHELQVFHLVYNDNMKGLPNMGDFQRLEEIKLSWHSYKEIDVDSSEFHVDLQPYEDLQSRLEHFKDENFSNLSDVSIPGALKEWQWLKNQTILGKRYVRGAKTYYSITAPYELRKRSQFSEKVLVETIGRANFERAAFKYSNLFYRTELMYTVKRSIVGQCSRDLIIFVVVVCTLLAGGEWLRDRIVDISRREWLSYSIEWLRDHIVNIRRGECWRDCIEWLSDRLVDVSKVSRAKLLWGRLVNISQAGWLRLRYFYLKFAFTILGWVWVLLRWWRFL
- the LOC131857261 gene encoding putative disease resistance protein At4g11170 isoform X1, which translates into the protein MDHIDTTQLKKLSRGEYSQARRSIGETTNLRTTEFSQPNKPIRNDHEQKLLVAKEVFLSHSGKQKNFVRQLNRDLANHGVSCFFDQDRESLPLGEDFPSRIFEAAKTCKVAVFLLSKDFLESKWPMLELSACVEARDRTRTNPNLKILPLFFQISPDALKDTKVDNEKWKQLKISGEKQAEWLRDLELIRRINGINFRENDDEVKFRDDIVKEIWHILPTSSPRYLVRCMQGQERMCQEVADFFKSVQSVKKGTSIAGLYGIPGQGKTTVAKAFCNFKMGDFEGKVCHLEFSRGDSFERTKLALQYLTRCPQLILQTLTDRDQAQVELYRRVKGQRILLVLDNVTEESIDEVTDYLKAELGENSCILLSARSVDVLEKHFKIGKRSCMRVPRLEDNEAIEILLEKAPIDVSTMGAEEKVFAVKCADRFLFEEVGRRGKTFHPLALKAFGGHLFSKYGPHLSKWAGEIEGWVNRCSYGLDDLLAVLGKAFDSMRSEYRTIFMLLTLYMPPRMSPHKVTEWLAMVLNKEISFIEKAVEDLCKMALIEEFASKIRIHDLYIEFAQSKANEMGRWLWWKGDLCSTRWLISQHNAGFELAKLEQCKHRRPSQITPHDLQNLLVLQLVGVQNMRKLDLGGMRRLRSIIIHKCNDLTMLEGMEKLQQLAWLQISEVNTMFKLPVLSSLEGLQHLEIDIAGRQVVNRLGDLSGCVFLREIKVRCPSLLDFPRLNGLPHLEKVEFSVCDKVKGPLDCRECVELLSIVIDSCSQMASLPLLVGCKKLSKIVLWECDAVKACPDIDVPGALKTLELFVSSKAATAPQSLESCYTLQILKLCNMVELRELPSFRLLSNLTVLKLDKCGIREPPDLTCCVLLEVVYFFTLMHLKRFPNFSLLRSLKKLTLYDCWRVEDPPDISGCHELQVFHLVYNDNMKGLPNMGDFQRLEEIKLSWHSYKEIDVDSSEFHVDLQPYEDLQSRLEHFKDENFSNLSDVSIPGALKEWQWLKNQTILGKRYVRGAKTYYSITAPYELRKRSQFSEKVLVETIGRANFERAAFKYSNLFYRTELMYTVKRSIVGQCSRDLIIFVVVVCTLLAGGEWLRDRIVDISRREWLSYSIEWLRDHIVNIRRGECWRDCIEWLSDRLVDVSKVSRAKLLWGRLVNISQAGWLRLRYFYLKFAFTILGWVWVLLRWWRFL